Proteins from one Salvelinus sp. IW2-2015 linkage group LG32, ASM291031v2, whole genome shotgun sequence genomic window:
- the fcer1gl gene encoding high affinity immunoglobulin epsilon receptor subunit gamma isoform X3, with translation MFRGSLILVALLLNFSLAEAQVPNGKLCYILDGILVIYGVILTILYCRLRMHSIYINNGGSPQGTGGYPQKGEGLYAGLTHKGQDTYETIKLQKKAMLV, from the exons ATGTTTCGGGGATCTCTGATCTTGGTCGCTCTACTCTTGAACTTCAGCCTTGCAG AGGCTCAAGTGCCAAACGGGAAACTGTGTTATATCCTGGATGGGATTCTCGTGATCTACGGCGTCATTCTCACCATCTTGTACTGCAGACTGAGG ATGCATTCCATCTACATAAACAATGGCGGATCTCCACAGGGCACTGGCGGGTATCCACag AAAGGAGAGGGACTTTACGCA GGTTTGACCCATAAAGGTCAGGACACCTATGAGACCATCAAGTTGCAGAAGAAAGCGATGCTGGTGTGA
- the fcer1gl gene encoding high affinity immunoglobulin epsilon receptor subunit gamma isoform X1 has protein sequence MFRGSLILVALLLNFSLAEAQVPNGKLCYILDGILVIYGVILTILYCRLRMHSIYINNGGSPQGTGGYPQQITTQITALVISILQKGEGLYAGLTHKGQDTYETIKLQKKAMLV, from the exons ATGTTTCGGGGATCTCTGATCTTGGTCGCTCTACTCTTGAACTTCAGCCTTGCAG AGGCTCAAGTGCCAAACGGGAAACTGTGTTATATCCTGGATGGGATTCTCGTGATCTACGGCGTCATTCTCACCATCTTGTACTGCAGACTGAGG ATGCATTCCATCTACATAAACAATGGCGGATCTCCACAGGGCACTGGCGGGTATCCACag CAGATAACAACGCAGATAACAGCTCTCGTAATTTCCATTTTACAGAAAGGAGAGGGACTTTACGCA GGTTTGACCCATAAAGGTCAGGACACCTATGAGACCATCAAGTTGCAGAAGAAAGCGATGCTGGTGTGA
- the fcer1gl gene encoding high affinity immunoglobulin epsilon receptor subunit gamma isoform X2: MFRGSLILVALLLNFSLAEAQVPNGKLCYILDGILVIYGVILTILYCRLRMHSIYINNGGSPQGTGGYPQITTQITALVISILQKGEGLYAGLTHKGQDTYETIKLQKKAMLV, from the exons ATGTTTCGGGGATCTCTGATCTTGGTCGCTCTACTCTTGAACTTCAGCCTTGCAG AGGCTCAAGTGCCAAACGGGAAACTGTGTTATATCCTGGATGGGATTCTCGTGATCTACGGCGTCATTCTCACCATCTTGTACTGCAGACTGAGG ATGCATTCCATCTACATAAACAATGGCGGATCTCCACAGGGCACTGGCGGGTATCCACag ATAACAACGCAGATAACAGCTCTCGTAATTTCCATTTTACAGAAAGGAGAGGGACTTTACGCA GGTTTGACCCATAAAGGTCAGGACACCTATGAGACCATCAAGTTGCAGAAGAAAGCGATGCTGGTGTGA